GACTAAttaaatattatgattattattaaaaatataaactttatattattattattattattaacaatttacagtaagttttcattcattaacattagttaaacaatacttaaatactttattaatattaatcaatgttaatgttaatgtcaacatttactgatacatgtttaaataaaaaaatttatattgggtaacattaatgcactgtgaactaacataaacaatgaattacattttattaatttataatgatAACATGTAAATATATTGCCCATTGTTAGTTCATTTTATCTAGATAATGCATTTaacatattgtaaagtgttacctgtttcttattattatcagtgttaaaaacatttatgttgttTAGAAGTTTTATGGAAACCGGGATACATTTTTCTCTGATtaatagaacattcaaaagaatagcatttaaaaCACCATAAATGTCTTTCCTGTGATCAGTTTAATGGTTCCttattgaattaattaaataaatcttaCTAAATTCTAGTAAACCTTTTTAATTgtagtacaggtgcatctcagaaaattagaatatcctggaaaagttcttatttttttgtcatttaattaaaaaaaagctaactttcttatattctagattcattgcacacaaactgaaatatttcacaagttttttattttaattctgatggttatgatttacagcttaggaaaataaaaaattcaatatctcaaatttttttatatatattttctcaaagatcaatcaaaaaagatttacaaaacagaaatgttcaagatctccaaagcaggtttaattatgcactcagtaCTTGgatggggctccttttgcacgaATTACCGCTTCAGTGCTgcatggcatggaggcaatcagcctgtggcactactgaggcgttattgaagcccaggttgctttgatagcggccttcagctcctctgtattgtttgtcagatgttacttctcatcctcttcacaataccccatagattctctgtgaggttcgggtcaggtgagttggctggctaatcaagcacagtaataccatggtcagcaaaccacttggtagtggttttggcactgtgtggacaggtgctaaagtcctgctggaaaaggaaatcaggatctccataaagcttgttaacagatggaagcataaagtgctccaaaatctcctggtagatggctgcattgactttggatttgataaaacacaatggagcaacacaaGTAGATGTCAcggcacccaaatcatcactgacttcagaaacttcacactgaacttcaaacagcttggattctgtgcctctccagtcttcctccagactccagaacttgatttacaaatgaaatgctaaatttactttcatctgaaaagaggactttgtaccactgagcaacagtccagttctttttctccttaccccaggtgaaatggtTCTGACCTTTTTTTCTGGTTCAAGAGTGGCTTGGTTCTTGGAATGTGAAAGCTGTAGCCtttttcctgaagatgtctgagtgtggtgactcttgaaaTCCTCCCATGTTCTTGAATCatcttttcctgacaatcttcccaaggctgtggtcatccctgttgcttgtgcaccctTTCCTACcagactttttccttccagtcaactttctatgaatatattttgatacagcactctgtgaacagccagccatttctgcaatgaccttctgtggcttaccctccttgtggagggtgttgatgattgtcttctggacaactgtcaagtcattAGACTTTCCcgtaattgtggttgcatgttctaaactagctgaagaggtacccagtatttatactcaaaattaatcaaactaagcTTTAAGTCGTAACataagaattaaaacaaaaaactcttgaaatatttcagtttgtgtgcaatgaatctagaatataagaagaATATAATTTGCgtttttgaattaaattagaaaaaataaagaacttttccataatattccatttttttagatgcacctgtttgtataaatagagtatatacaaatttataatatatatatatatatattttcttgtagaacatttccaacaaaaaaataaataaatgaaagcacatACAAGCCTAAACAACATGGGAAGTTATTGGGTTGTCTCTGGTTTTGTTTGTTGCTGTCAGTGTACGGCACTAGAATGGCCTGCAGAAAGCAGCTCCTTCTCTTTCCACAGATCCAGAGTTAAAGACCAGCTTCTTTCCACCTTCTCTCCTTTTACAGCATGATCTCCCGTGTgcatctctctcttttctctccctCACAGTGTATATCTCTTTATCCTCTATGAGCTAGGCCTGCTCCCAGCCCTACTGTACTGCTGTGCCCGTTCCTGctaccctccctccctcccctctCTCAGTTCATTTTGTTTACCTTGTGCTTCATTCTTGCATTGCAGGCCAACGGACATAGTTTCTTACACATGGAGCATGAAACTGCAGTGTCTCTTCTGAAGAATTTTCCGAAAACTGTGGACTTGGTAATCTTAAGGGAGAGCacaacataaatatttttatagacTTCTCACCCAGATGGAACACAGGAACTTGTACATCATCTTTTTATCTAGGAACAATTTTGCCAATTGCTGGACCAATGGCAAATTCCAGTGCCAAATGTACACTAGAGGACATATATAATAACTTAACATATGGCTCACACATCCTACATGAACATACATTGGTTAAAATCTTTTGTTGATGTTGCTGATAATCTTCTTTATCTCAGCCTGTGGCTGTAAGTGGGTGCATTTTTTCCTGCTTATTTATATGGCGTATTATTTTGTACCTATTTTTCTTAGCAGCTTTTCGGTTTAATCTTGGAGCATGAAAGCACATCTGCTTTTAAGGACATTTACCCACCATAACACTGCCTCAACTTTGTAAATGCcttgtgtaaatatatacatCTACAACTCAAATGTGATAAGAGCGTAGAATGTGAATGAAAGACACATTGATGATGATTTTCTAACACATCGATGAGTTTTTGTAACAACTAAGAAAAGACATCCTTCTCATGAAAACAACAATTTAGGGAAATCGAAAAAGTCCCCTTTTAATCTTGATAAACCCTAATTTTCTGTATTTGCACAAATCAAATGACAGAAATGAAACCCTAAGCAATATTTCTTCCATCTGTGTGGTTTTCCTGCAGCACCCTCTATTGGTATTCATGGATTTGTCCTAGCCCAGATCAGGGTGGGTTTTGTTCATTTGCAAGTAATGTGAAAACAAATttccatgttttttattttttttattctcacaTACCTTTGTTGGCTGCCAGGAAAATTCATACACATGTGGCAGTTTATTGGCAACACAGTTTTCCATATACAAATGCACTTTCATATCACATACTACAGTTTAACGGAGGaaaaaagggcaaaaaaaaaaaaatcttaattccaattgctttgttgttgttctgctgctttaaggtttttaaatatttgttttaatggaaTAAAGGGAATTCCTGTCATAATATAACTGACTAGATACAGTGTACACATGTAAGGCTTTACTGAGCATGCTTTCACTCTTAAACTTGTTTTATTAGGATGCTTATTAGGGGTCAATGTGTTTTGAACAAAGCATTTTTACATAACCTTTGTTTTACATCTCTTTTtggccttctttttttttttttttttttttttaatctgtcatCGTGACAAACAGTGCCATAAAATCCCTTAAAAAAACCTGGGCACGTTTCAAATGTTGCTAAAAATGTAGCATTTCGAAGGAGTTTTGAGTGGAAATGCACTCTGAAAGACCCCAACACAACATCCACTGCATTCAGCTTCAGAGGAATATTgttgattattaaataaagattattacGGAGGATGCAATTAATTGTTCAAATACTATTGTGAAAGAATATTTGATAATGATTATTTTTactaaatgttttcaaataatggtttctaatatattgatataattaGCTATGCTCAAATTGTTaaattttataaagaacaaaGCCAATGTATGGACAGAGCGTTAGATTGTGAGGGAACGAAACACTAGAAACAAATATGTACAATTCTTTCTAAAGTAATTGTGAATTTGTGTCataaacatatatgtatatgaatatacAAATGGTCATTTTTGTATGTGTTTAAAGACCtgctgaatataaaatataatattgtactATTCAGTCTAATTGCAGTATTGATGTAAATAACTATGAATGgagacatttaaataatttattccaATAGATTGTGAATGTACTTAAAGCTTTCTGCAGTATTAAGACTTACTGAACTTGAATGCCGTTTCATTTTTGTGCAAAAAGTAATTATATCTAGAAGAAATTATTCGATTTAGTTCAAAAGAATTAGTGACAATTTATCATATCATTTATTTGCACATGCAAGTTTACTCCTtccaatttttttctgtattaccGCAAATATGTAATTGATGACATATATTCTGTGTCTCGAATGCATTTTGCAGATGatatatgtacatatttaaaataaattttagttaaaaaaaaaattcaaaatacaaaCCTGTATAAAAAGAAGCAAGTCCAATGCTGTTCAGCGAATATTGGAGCCATTTTCGGCTTTGGAGTAcagatttttttcagtatctaaGAGGtgttttgaataatgtatctttattgtacaaataataaaaatgtcactATTGTTATTAATGGTCATTCTGTGGTCCTTTATAGATGATAAAAAGggctttattttcattatttattactaGTGCTTTCATAATGGAAAATAGAAACATTCACTGAAAATCTATTATAAAATGCAAATCTTCaacacaaacaacattttttttggttCATTCGGTTGACAAAGTCTTAAATTCATCACAACGCATGCTGAAGGTTTGTTTACAATGCCATTTTTAATGGTAAGATTAATTAAAACAAGTGGCAGAAGATGATTTATTATTGTGTCTTCTTGTTTTTTTATACTGTCAGTGTTATGGCACAAGAATTGATCGTTTATCAATGATGGTTAACGTTACATTAAACGTGAAGTTTATGTTGGAATACGACTTCGGAGATACTCCAGGACAGCATCTGTTCCTTTACTGAGGATGGCAGCTCTTGGATTACGGAAAGGATTCCCATCAAGCATTAGAGCCCTACAGATATAGGATAAATTATAAGATCATACTTAACTAACAGGCTCAAGACCTTTGTAATAATAATCAGAGTTTTTGTCCAGATTTTCGGTTGAGTAGCCTGTACGATTGCCtcattttcatacaaaaaaaaaaaggtcaaatataGAGTCTAGATACTAAAGTCCACAGTTTTCTAAAATCAGAAGGGAAATTACGCTCACCTCAGACTGGTACAGTTGCCAAGTTCTGGAGGCACTTGCATTATATCATTGTTGGACAGATCCAGAGTAGATAGATTATTTAAGGTCTTCATTTGGACTGGATCGATGCCTCCAACTTGATTGTTACTGATTAAAATGGTCTCAAGGGATGAGATGCGATACAGCACTTCTGGGAATGACTTGAACCTAAAGAGAAATGTGAATAACTATTCAGACCACGAAAGAACACCAAAACAGTGatactatttatattttttcaaactgatttaatatacagtaccatcttttccggactataagtcacactttttttcattcttGCATTCATTCATGGCGGGGTGAGGGTGAGAAAGGTAGAACGTACCtattaaaagacaaaataacaCTCCGCAGCTTGGTTAAGCCTTCCAGCTCCATTGGCAGTGAGATCAATAGattgtttctaaaaataaaattgaaaaaagccATAAGTTCAGTGCACTTTGTTATGGTAAATTATGGTAATGTGTCACACCTAAGTGATCTCAGAgctcttatttatttaaatcaaattcatTAAGTCATAATTTGCTTTGAAGTGACATTTATCAGAGcacaaaatatctgaaaaaatccaGGTATTACCCCCCTCCCCATCTACTCTATACAATTACTATAGTTTTTTTACCCTCTGTGCCATCTTAAAAATAGCACTCTCATTTTGAGAGTATGTGTGAACCACCGAATTAGCATAATAAGATCTTTAAATTGGAGCCTTAGAAGGACATAAAAGAAGTTAAGGTTTACCTGAGATCTAAATGTACCAGTTGTTTCAACATGGAAAAGTCCACCGGAATGCTTGTTAGCTTGTTAAAGCCCAGATTAATGTCTGCTAGGGTGTCCTTTAACTCCAAGATTCTGCAGGAAATGAGAGAGCAAGCAGTAAGTGTTCCGTAAATCTTTGAAACGCTTCTGATTAGTTGGAATGGCCATATGCCATATGCATATGCATCACCTGGGTGGAACTGCCATCAGCTGATTTTTGCTGAAGTTTACGTGGGCCACAGGACTATCATCAACTGCATCAAACACCTCGTCTGGGATGGATGCCTCATGCTTCTCACTAATTAAAATGGCAGGTTTTTACTGTTAAATACACAAAATCCTGCTAAGTCACTTTGGGAGATGTATTGTTACCTGTAGTCTAGAGTTTTGAGAGTTTTGATGGCATGCACATTGATTTTAGCTTGGCTTGGGAGGGTCATTGCTGTTTTTGGCTCTTCTTTCGAGCCCCCATCTGGTTGCTCTGCATTTCAAACAAGACAAAAGAGAaccttttaataataaatgtgccTGAAAAACCATACTAAATCTTTACATGATTATATAGCCATACCTTGAACTCGACTTCTGAGATACTTCAGGAGCTCCCCAGTGCCTTTCTGCATAGAACATATAGTTATCGAAGACTTTCTGATCCATTTCAGaatttttaaagtgttagaaaATGAAGACAGTTGTGATGTGTTGAAGACTCACAGTCAGGAGATCTCTGCGGATTGCTCTCAGTGGATTGCCCTCCAAAGCCAAAGACTTCAGCTTGGGTAATGTGCCAAGTCCACACGGCAGACTGGTTCACGAAAAAAAGAGAGGcttatgattttcttttcttttttcttctgcagaacacaacagaagatattttgaagaatgctggtaaacaAACTGTTTTAATTTTGCTGCACTGTTTCTGGTTGATGAACGACTATGGAATTTATATGAGTATTATGGAaccaatttgtttttaaaaaaatattcaaaataccttctttttttAGGTTCAGAATGTAGAATGTCATATAGTTGCCACAAAACACAGCACTATATTTAACAGTATACATGCAATAACCTATTCCCAGCACCTGCTGATGTCATTGTTGGTAAGATCCAGGCGCTCCAGGCCTTGCAGTAGGGTTATTTCTTCAGGAAGGCTCTTCACCTTGTTATCTCGGAGCTCCAAGTAACTCAGAGCACTCAAGTGCTTCAAAAGGTCTGCCTCCAGCATTTCAATCTGGTTGTTCCCACAGTGGAGttccttaaaatatataaaacagcctCTTGTTAGCCTTCTTAAGACAATCAACTTATTCTATCACATCAGTGGTCGTGGTTTACCTTGAGTGTTTTACAGCTGGGCAGTTTGGGAAGGAATTTTAACTTGTTGTGTCTTAAGTAAAGCTGCTCGAGGGACTCCATCTGAGCCAGGACAGGGGGAATGCTCTCCAGCTGATTCCGGGAACAGTCCAGCATCCTCAGGTCTGTGAGGGTTGACAGAAGAAGGTTAATCGATAAACAGGATTCATATACAAACTTGCTACTGTCAAACATACTTTTCATTTCACTGATGGCAGGAGGGAGACTTTTGAGCTTGTTGCAGGACAAATTCAATTTCACAAGATTTTTCAGGTTTGCCAGGCTTTCTGGAACGTCCATTAGATGATTGTTGGAGAGGTCCTTTAAGAGGGAAGAACAGGAAACAACTAAATATTGGGAATACTTAAGTACACCATTCCAGCTTCTTGAAATCACAGCAACATCTTGAAATCCTAAGATCATACAGCAGTGGATAATTtcacacttctttcaaaaacataaaaaaatcatactgaccccaaaggTTTGAACGCTACTGTATATACGTGTTAAATGAAAGATATAACTAGTATCTCAGGAGCAAGGCTTTTATAATGTTGTTGGAAAGTTACGAGTTTGTTGCTGGTCAAGACAAGATCTCAGTCACTTACAAGGTCATCCAAATTAACCAGCTGCCCCAAATCCTGGGGAATCTGTTCAATCAGATTCTGTTGCAGATGAAGACATCGCAGGTTTGTAAGTCTCCAAAGACCCGAAGGCAATTCTGTCAGTTTATTCTGACTGCAGAGAGGGCCAGGTATTATGAAACAAGTTTAACACTCAAAATAGGTAGATATATTGCTTCATATATAGTGTTGCCCACGTCATTACCTCAATATGAGCTTCTGTAGTTGCTCTAGATCTCCAATAGAATCTGGCAGTGAGCTTAGTTGATTGTCATGGATCTGGAAAAAGGCAAGTCAGAAAGCAGCTACATTATAAACAAAATTTAGACCCACAAACAAGGAATTCTTTTCAAGTTACATATatcatttgttttgttctgttttttaaaaattaaatgtgaatattgtagaacttgtatataataaaatgaaatataacaaTGTAATAGTAATATGTTGTTTATAGAAGTAGCTACATTTATTTAACCATAGCAAAGTAGCTATCCCAGCCATTCACATTTATTTGCTAAAGAATAGAATAAAAAGTGTTGACGTGCAGGGTTTAGTTTGTAAAAACATTCTCCAACAAAACGAGTTGTGCAAAAACCTACATCCAGGATAACCAAGGCAGGGAGGAGCTTGACGTCTTCAGAGAGGCTCTGGAGTTTGTTGGAAGACAGCAGAAGTTTGGTCAGATCTGTCTGTTCCCACCACCGATCTTCAGCTCCAAATGACAAGCTCTGCTGAGCTTCCTGAGGTGTGTCTGTGTTCAGCCTCCACACGCTCTGAGGAACTGAACCCAAATACAAGAGCACACTTACAGGAGCCTACAGAAATTCACCACAGTAAACATTTCTTCCCTCAATATAGAACAATGTTGCCgcagctgctgttgttgttgttactgttATGTGAGTCACGATAAGATCTCATTCAAACTTTTTGGACAGAAACCTGAACAAAATCTTGAAATTTCATGTATTTTCCCACGCCATTAATGACAAATGTAATATCTTCTAGAGCAGGCTTACACAAACTACGTTTGGTAATTTTTGGTGTCGGGTAACGTTTAGTGTTTCACTAGTAACGTACTGTTACCTTCAGTTAGACCGCGCCCGGATAGATTGAGCTGTCCGCTCTTTCTAGCAGCTTTCAGTAAACCATATGGGACAGGACAGTCTTCTTTCTCCTGCCTAAATCCCGCTCTAGAGTCCACATGTGCTCCTCGTTTGAAACGAGACATGAATACGAAATATGAGATCAAAACACCTGTAAACGTGAAAGAGGTTGTAGTGTTGTGAAGTCAACGATTGTAAactaaaagtataataaaaggcctccaatattttaaaataaaagtcccgAAAAAGGAACGTTTTCGTCGTGACACAtaaatagtataatttttttgttgaaattttaaaatattactaatattttgcATTATCTTAGAAAGCTTTTTATGATTTGCTGACCCTTGTATAGGAGTATAAGAAACATCAATTTCACCTTCAGCTCACAACATCTGTTATTAAATACAAAACGTTTTTCACCTTAATGTTACAACCGTTCCCTGGTTTGcttttgcagtttttttaagCTTTATGGATGTACAGTACATATAATGACCCATTAAGTCCACGTGTAGAATCCCGTATGGTAATATGATCAGCAGATGGTGCTATAAGTGAACAACAGCTTGATATGCAGCCAGACTTCATGATATTTCCATTCAtctataataaagtaaataataatgtaGATATGGGTTtttaaaactagttttttttgtatgtatgtaatatattaaagtaatagtatattataaaaacaaaaaagtatattgaagaaaaatgtgtcatttaaatagaataagacaattttacataattacataaataaCAAATCtattcgatatatatatatatatatatatatatatatatatgtgtgtgtgtgtgtgtgtgtgtgtgtgtgtgtgtgtgtgtgtatatatatatatatttgaatagctCAATACTGCACTtgaatataatgttaaattacatataaaaattatactaaataattattgtttaaatcaatatgctgCAGTGATGAACAACAACACACATCTTAAGAtgcttgtttatttaaaataagtgacAATATACTGTAATACTTGAGCAGACGCACTGGCCtggcaactaaatattagttataTCCTAATCATTTCATTAAGAAATTGCAAGACAAAGCAGACATTAATGTAGAACATTCATGTGTCAGCACATATACACTGATATGGTAtctgaacaaataaaataaaaatctctcaAAGAAACACATGAAGCAAAAGATCAAGTAAGTGATACTGTGTTAAACAATGTGTAAATCATCAACTGGAGCACAATTGTGGGTTTTGACTGACTGAACAAGCATTGAAATGAAATACTCCTCCTCCCCCTGATATGAAAGCATTGCTGAGATTATCACAGGTGAAAAGCTTATTTAATCTCAATGACTACTTATTAGATcggtcaaaaaatattttggatttgAAATGCCTTAGTACAGTATGTTGTTGATTTAAGCAAGCAAGAATCAGTTTGAATGTGAGAGGAAAAAACCTTTCAGTAGTACAACTCCAGTGCATGCTGCATTCAACTGCATGATACAAAAATCATCAAAGGGGAAAATGATAGACACAACATATTCCCTGATATGGCATGTGCCTTCATATAGTTcataacataataaaatgttggttttaaaaGCTGCAATAAACATTGTGCAATAAATATGTAACAGGCAAAGCATATGCACTGATATGGCTATTGCCCTCAGGAATTTCAgagtaaaaataatacaaattgtcATAACAACAAACTAGCTTTGGTTTATACTTAGTTTAAAGGAAGACTTTAACCAACTCTTTACAGTTCCTAATTTAAGACGGCCCCAAAAATTCCCCTAGACCCACTTTTCAAAGCTTATCAACCATAGGCACGTACCGTGTACTATGTACCATTACAATCACAGATAAAAGGCACTGCTATTGCTTAAGCATATTGTTGCTTTAGATTTAGCGATTTGATTTGAACTTGAATCACCTAAATACTAGAAATTTCAACATGAGTATGAAGATCAGAGTTGAAAAATACTTCTGTGGCTGGCAGAGCCACTATAAAGCCAACAGGGACACCAGGGAGCTCACAATGGACATCAGCAAAAGTGAGGATGAGGAAAACACTGTAAGAGAAACAAAGTGAAAAGACTTATTAAAAGAATccagggatatatatatatatatatatgcatgctgagagagagagagagagagagagagagacctgttGATGAAGCTGAACACTCCATGGCTGTTACTGCATCCAGGTAGCTCTGGCCAAGCCATTCCTCATAGGTCTTCCTCTCTCCTACACCAATTAAAGTGATAGTAGAATCCTTGAAAATCAGGTCGGATCCCTCATAGGGTTTGGAGTCAAACATCTTGAAGCCTGAGGCAGCATTAACTCCAAAGAAGTTCTGAAAGGTGCAAACCAAAAAGTCATACAGACAAGGACAACTCCATCTTCAAATGACCCTGAAAAATGACATTTGGATATCCATACCTGGGCTTTGTCCAGGAGGCCAAAGATGACATGGTGGTTGGTATCGGGTCTTATCATAACCGCGTGGGAAGGGACACGGGCCAAGTTGCACTTAGTGTACTGAGTGACTTCAGCACGAGACTCCTGAGAACAAAGTAGCTGAAAATCACGGGATTCCAGGTTTACCGCCCAAGAATCGGTATTGTTTCCTGGAAATAACAGTTCTGACATGAGAGAACTACTAGAGGCTTTTGCACATGATGTAATGGTCTGCTTGCTGCATGTAGCATGCATGAATTTACTGTTCAGTTTCTAGTCCTCAACCCataaaagaatgagtattttTGAGCCATGGGTTTCTGTggaattttttcctctttttttcttcttagttTTCTCCCACAAGTATTGTTAATCACGTACCTCATAAATCAAAAACGGCTATTCTAAAAATCAGAAATATCAATTATAGACCACTTCCAACCATTCACATTTTTGAAAGATCATGTTATGAGATTTTAAAATGAGCTGTTAATTatcactagtgctgtcaaacgacttatcgcaattaatcgcatccgaaaaaagtttttgtttacataatgtatgtgtgtgtatagtgtatatttattatgtatttataaagacacacacatacagtatatatatattgaaaatatttacatgtatatatttatatttaaagtaattgtgtcatataaaaatatatttaatatataaacgtaacctattttcttaaatatagatgtgtgtgtatttatacatacataataaatatacacagcacatacacatatatttcgtaaacaaaaacgtttattttggactcgattaatcatttgacagcactaattataacATTTAGTCtatttagtaattattattactattatcattattattacaactatttccatttttattttttattttttactgtcttattttatattttggttaTATTTAAACTTGTGAAGTATACAAATGTTGGGCTATAAAAATAAGATGTAGAATGCTGAGGGAATCCATGGCCAATTGACATCATGAATGAACAGCTCTATAAAGAAGTTTAAAGGCCTAAATCAACAGAGATCTTTTTACCATCTGTGTTCTGGAATACAGTGGAATGTTTGACAAAGGCCACATCCCCATGACCTTCAACAAGACACCTGAGAATTTAAACAGAGACCAAGATGAATACTTAGTTTTTATGCAAATACTCAATTGGTGAAATGCAAATTAGCACCAAATCTTTCAGATAAAGATTTTTTGCAGTGTAGTGGATTACCTGAAGGCTCCATCGTAACCGTCGTATAGGTCCTTGCCTTTTTCACACTTGCTCTGACCACTGGAGTCTCCGATGCACTGCTCACACAGGTTACTGGGAAAACCTTTCTGATTGGCTCCAGGTACACAGGCTGATTCAAAGAACTCCCCAGCAGCTAAAAGCAGAATTAAACACCCTCATTGCACTGATTTTGCTATTTATATAGCAGAACAATATGACTTTTGTTTCAATACCTTTGTAATAACTGACACAAAGTTACAAGTAAAACTTGGAGTAAAAAGCTAAAagcttttcactgttttttttagattttaggaACCCATGGAATGTGTGCACTACAGTACATGTCCAACCTTGGGCGACTTGGCATGTCTGCGGTTTGATGATGCTTTTTTCTATTAGCAGACCCATGGGAATGTTCCAGCCTGCAGTCCTTCCATAACCTGTGTGACAGGAGCGCTTGCTCTTGAGGTCACTGAATCTCTGGATGTCTCTGTTGCTCTTCCTCAGCACAGCCACAGCATAATAAATGCTTCCGTCAGTGTCTCCTAGCACAGAGAATCACAGCGGCTTGTGAAAATGAATCATCATTTATGAATAAAACAGCTGATGTTTCATCAGGCACTGTTGAAAATCTTTCCCACACAAACAACAGTCACCCAGTGAGCACATATAACTGTTCACATTATACTATATTCAAgtaatttcatacattttcaattaattattaattgaataatcaaatatatagt
This genomic stretch from Carassius gibelio isolate Cgi1373 ecotype wild population from Czech Republic chromosome B6, carGib1.2-hapl.c, whole genome shotgun sequence harbors:
- the lrrc40 gene encoding leucine-rich repeat-containing protein 40, producing MSRFKRGAHVDSRAGFRQEKEDCPVPYGLLKAARKSGQLNLSGRGLTEVPQSVWRLNTDTPQEAQQSLSFGAEDRWWEQTDLTKLLLSSNKLQSLSEDVKLLPALVILDIHDNQLSSLPDSIGDLEQLQKLILSQNKLTELPSGLWRLTNLRCLHLQQNLIEQIPQDLGQLVNLDDLDLSNNHLMDVPESLANLKNLVKLNLSCNKLKSLPPAISEMKNLRMLDCSRNQLESIPPVLAQMESLEQLYLRHNKLKFLPKLPSCKTLKELHCGNNQIEMLEADLLKHLSALSYLELRDNKVKSLPEEITLLQGLERLDLTNNDISSLPCGLGTLPKLKSLALEGNPLRAIRRDLLTKGTGELLKYLRSRVQEQPDGGSKEEPKTAMTLPSQAKINVHAIKTLKTLDYSEKHEASIPDEVFDAVDDSPVAHVNFSKNQLMAVPPRILELKDTLADINLGFNKLTSIPVDFSMLKQLVHLDLRNNLLISLPMELEGLTKLRSVILSFNRFKSFPEVLYRISSLETILISNNQVGGIDPVQMKTLNNLSTLDLSNNDIMQVPPELGNCTSLRALMLDGNPFRNPRAAILSKGTDAVLEYLRSRIPT